The following proteins are co-located in the Enoplosus armatus isolate fEnoArm2 chromosome 8, fEnoArm2.hap1, whole genome shotgun sequence genome:
- the LOC139288407 gene encoding potassium voltage-gated channel subfamily A member 3, with amino-acid sequence MPLQPRMDDHLSLLQSPPPSATKTRGDNLVNHGYTETEAEVMTVVACDNMLEESAALPGHHSLDRYEPDHECCERVVINISGLRFETQLKTLSQFPETLLGDPKKRMRYFDPLRNEYFFDRNRPSFDAILYYYQSGGRIRRPVNVPIDIFSEEIRFYELGEEAMEKFREDEGFIKEEERPLPENEFQRQVWLLFEYPESSGPARGIAIVSVLVILISIVIFCLETLPEFRDENRDPITIEPVINGTLPYFISPFSDPFFVVETLCIIWFSFELLVRFFACPSKATFSKNIMNIIDIVAIIPYFITLGTELAERQGNGQQAMSLAILRVIRLVRVFRIFKLSRHSKGLQILGQTLKASMRELGLLIFFLFIGVILFSSAVYFAEADDPDSGFNSIPDAFWWAVVTMTTVGYGDMHPVTIGGKIVGSLCAIAGVLTIALPVPVIVSNFNYFYHRETEGEEQAQYLHVGSCQPLADTEELRKTRSSSSLSKSEYMVIEEHGINSAFKQQPNFPTTTTTAQNNSQNCVNINKKIFTDV; translated from the coding sequence ATGCCTCTTCAACCGCGCATGGACGACCACCTCAGCCTCCTGCAATCACCCCCGCCGAGCGCAACCAAAACCCGGGGCGACAACCTGGTGAACCACGGATACACCGAGACAGAGGCCGAAGTGATGACGGTTGTGGCGTGTGATAACATGCTAGAAGAGTCGGCGGCTCTCCCGGGCCACCACTCTCTGGACCGATATGAACCGGATCACGAATGCTGCGAGAGGGTCGTCATCAACATCTCAGGGTTACGCTTCGAGACGCAGCTCAAGACCCTCTCCCAGTTTCCAGAGACGCTGCTGGGGGACCCCAAGAAGAGGATGAGATATTTTGATCCTCTCAGGAACGAGTACTTTTTCGATCGGAACCGACCCAGCTTTGATGCCATTCTGTATTACTACCAGTCTGGCGGGCGCATCAGAAGACCCGTAAATGTGCCCATTGACATTTTTTCTGAGGAGATCCGGTTCTATGAGCTGGGTGAGGAGGCTATGGAGAAGTTCAGGGAGGATGAGGGCTTCataaaggaggaggagcggCCGTTGCCAGAGAATGAATTTCAAAGACAGGTGTGGCTGCTTTTTGAATACCCAGAGAGTTCGGGTCCCGCACGGGGCATAGCGATAGTGTCAGTCCTGGTCATTCTCATCTCCATTGTCATCTTCTGCCTGGAGACATTACCCGAGTTCAGGGACGAGAACAGAGATCCGATTACCATTGAGCCTGTGATAAATGGCACACTCCCATATTTCATCAGCCCCTTCTCAGACCCGTTCTTTGTGGTGGAGACGTTGTGTATCATCTGGTTCTCCTTCGAGCTGCTGGTGCGCTTCTTTGCATGCCCGAGTAAAGCCACGTTCTCCAAAAACATAATGAACATCATTGACATTGTGGCCATCATCCCCTATTTCATCACCCTGGGCACAGAGCTGGCAGAGAGGCAAGGAAACGGACAGCAGGCCATGTCATTAGCCATTCTGCGCGTAATTAGGCTTGTTCGTGTATTTCGCATCTTCAAACTCTCGCGTCACTCCAAGGGGCTTCAGATTTTGGGACAGACTCTGAAGGCCAGCATGCGTGAGCTGGGCTTGCTcatcttctttttgttcatCGGCGTCATCCTCTTCTCCAGTGCTGTCTACTTTGCTGAGGCAGACGACCCAGATTCGGGTTTCAACAGCATCCCGGACGCATTCTGGTGGGCTgttgtcaccatgacaaccgTGGGCTATGGGGACATGCACCCCGTGACAATCGGGGGGAAGATTGTGGGGTCTCTGTGCGCTATAGCCGGTGTGCTGACCATTGCCCTGCCCGTGCCTGTCATCGTCTCCAATTTCAACTACTTCTACCACCGAGAGACGGAGGGCGAGGAGCAGGCACAGTACCTACACGTGGGCAGCTGTCAGCCTCTGGCGGacacagaggagctgaggaagactcgctcctcttcctcactcagCAAGAGCGAGTATATGGTGATAGAGGAGCACGGGATCAACAGCGCGTTCAAACAGCAGCCCAActtccccaccaccaccaccaccgcgcAAAACAACTCGCAGAACTGtgtgaatataaacaaaaaGATCTTCACCGACGTGTAG